The following proteins are encoded in a genomic region of Halomicrobium zhouii:
- a CDS encoding DUF7344 domain-containing protein, translating into MGQDTTARRDAPDRLPSSVLRLLAPERRRAVMRALMEEPNATHRIEDIVNAIEETYGDIGEESSNCTYLRSSLHHTHLPKLDDAEVVEYDPDDGTVQYRGDPHIEQWVDQIDRIDED; encoded by the coding sequence ATGGGTCAGGATACTACGGCGCGGCGCGACGCACCAGACCGACTTCCGAGTTCGGTTCTTCGGTTACTCGCGCCGGAACGCCGTCGGGCAGTCATGCGGGCGCTGATGGAGGAACCCAACGCGACGCATCGGATCGAGGACATCGTCAACGCTATCGAGGAGACCTACGGCGACATCGGGGAAGAATCGTCGAACTGCACGTACCTGCGGTCCTCGCTCCACCACACCCACCTGCCGAAACTCGACGACGCGGAAGTCGTCGAGTACGACCCCGACGACGGCACCGTCCAGTACCGCGGCGACCCGCACATCGAACAGTGGGTCGACCAGATCGACCGGATCGACGAAGACTGA